From Desulfuromonas soudanensis, the proteins below share one genomic window:
- a CDS encoding AAA family ATPase — protein MDYPALHKALLRPEAYPEGTGPVTYRETHISHLYFTPSHVYKVKKGVDFGFLNFTTLDRRRFYCEEEIRLNSRFCPGTYLGVIEIRRQGETVAVGGPGELVDYAVRMKRLPEDRMLSRRLQENAPDLPSDMERIARRIASLHLASEVCRMDGGQPNLEIVKQNWRENFLQTETFIGRTLPAQAHAFLSGYVADFLEENAAILHEREEQGFVRDGHGDLHVEHICLGEPICIFDCIEFSRRFRVADVAADLAFLLMDLEFRGRRDLARLLLGTYLEAVGGDPGTPPLLPFYKIYRAFVRGKVESLLSDDPTAEEELRSRSAREAQRYFNLALGYLCPPALILTCGRMGVGKTTLASSLSRALGARLLRSDVLRKELVGLSPLERCESPFGGGIYSEDLNRKTYAALLTAALGKTGEESVIVDASFARAADRRLFQERAGRAGRRCFLLHLVCDEETALLRLDRRRAEGDDASDGRRALFDRQGAAFDAVTEGKNMIRVDTTDPVDYNVALILCALLAPTGTPS, from the coding sequence GTCCGGTCACCTACCGGGAAACCCACATCTCCCACCTCTACTTCACCCCCAGTCACGTGTACAAGGTCAAGAAGGGTGTCGACTTCGGATTTCTCAATTTCACTACCCTCGACCGTCGACGGTTCTACTGCGAGGAGGAGATCCGCCTCAACAGCCGCTTCTGTCCCGGCACCTATCTCGGGGTCATCGAGATCCGGCGCCAGGGGGAAACCGTCGCCGTCGGCGGCCCGGGGGAGCTCGTCGACTACGCCGTGCGCATGAAGCGTCTCCCCGAAGATCGCATGCTCTCCAGGCGGCTGCAGGAGAACGCTCCCGACCTTCCGTCCGACATGGAACGGATCGCCCGGCGCATCGCCTCCCTGCACCTCGCTTCGGAGGTCTGTAGAATGGATGGCGGCCAGCCGAACCTCGAGATCGTCAAACAAAACTGGCGGGAGAATTTCCTGCAGACGGAGACCTTCATCGGCCGCACCCTCCCGGCGCAGGCCCACGCCTTTCTCTCGGGCTATGTCGCCGATTTTCTCGAGGAGAACGCCGCAATTCTCCACGAGCGCGAGGAGCAGGGTTTTGTCCGCGACGGCCATGGCGACCTGCATGTGGAACACATCTGCCTCGGCGAACCGATCTGTATCTTTGATTGCATCGAATTCAGCCGGCGCTTCCGGGTCGCCGACGTCGCGGCGGATCTGGCCTTTCTTCTCATGGACCTCGAATTCCGCGGCCGCAGGGATCTGGCGCGCCTCCTCCTCGGCACCTACCTGGAGGCGGTCGGAGGCGACCCGGGGACCCCCCCCCTCCTCCCCTTCTACAAAATCTACCGCGCCTTTGTCCGCGGCAAGGTCGAATCGCTTCTCAGCGACGACCCGACCGCCGAAGAAGAGTTGCGAAGCCGGAGCGCCCGGGAGGCGCAGCGTTACTTCAACCTGGCCCTGGGATATCTCTGTCCGCCCGCCCTGATCCTCACCTGCGGACGAATGGGAGTCGGCAAGACGACCCTGGCCTCCTCCCTCTCCCGGGCCCTCGGCGCCCGGCTGCTGCGTTCCGACGTCCTGCGAAAAGAGCTGGTCGGCCTCTCTCCCCTGGAGCGCTGCGAGTCCCCCTTCGGCGGCGGGATCTACTCCGAGGACCTGAACCGCAAAACCTACGCCGCCCTATTGACGGCGGCGCTGGGAAAAACAGGAGAGGAGTCTGTCATCGTCGACGCCTCCTTTGCCCGCGCCGCGGACCGGAGGCTCTTTCAGGAGCGGGCCGGGCGGGCCGGACGTCGCTGTTTCCTCCTGCATCTGGTCTGCGACGAGGAGACCGCCCTTCTGCGCCTCGACAGGCGCCGGGCCGAAGGGGATGACGCCTCCGACGGCCGCCGCGCCCTCTTTGATCGGCAGGGCGCCGCCTTTGACGCCGTAACCGAAGGGAAGAACATGATACGGGTCGACACCACCGATCCCGTGGACTATAATGTCGCACTCATTCTTTGCGCTCTCCTCGCACCCACCGGGACACCCTCATGA
- a CDS encoding SpoIIE family protein phosphatase — translation MIPVATVATVSLLYFGLLFGVAYYADKKREAGKSLISNANVYFLSLAVYNTSWTFYGSVGRAATSGLDFLAIYLGPTLMAFSWWFLLRRMIRISKEQNIVSIADFISSRYGKSAPLGAVVTIFAVFGIMPYIALQLKAVAHTFDFLSLPLKTGGTWQSPFSGLPPFVDTALIVAALLALFGVLFGARHLDASERHEGLVAAIALESLVKLVAFFAAGVFVTYGLFDGFADIFTRFLTEFPERSHLLLLGTPQTPHTTWFTLTFISMMAFMFLPRQFHIMVIENSDEEHVKKAMWRFPAYMFLINLFVLPIALGGIILNGGDTGNADYFVLHIPLQAGHPWLALLVFIGGFSASAGMVMVSSVALSTMILNHLVMPVILRFRMPGSDISRALINLKRIGIVAVVALGYGYYRLIGESYALVNIGLVSFVAATQFAPSLIGGLYWRRANLKGALTGLVLGFLIWFYTLIVPSIVRSGWISSDILETGPFDLAFLRPLELFGLQGFDIWTHSLFWTMFFNLGAFLAISLLTSPNRDEQEQADKFVDVLTPQETALERKRISKAPTVVEFVDLMAKFIGEKQAHSAITEYLGNLEIDEKGSLSEYEIPSLKRFTERTLAGSVGAAPARIIIENYLATRGSKMEDVFDIFGTVTISRKASREQLSVLYEAARVVASGGELQTILDNILDLARQQFKFDLCVIRILDPERMMLTVRSQKGMSSEHLGESERELKTDTYIGTSFMTNSVVVINDTDFMDKDVSAQIIHREGIKSFAHAPIAVEGEPIGVLSAFSRSAKGIFTDEFVQLFQSLAGQVGVAWRNAQQTAGLITAREQERELQIAKSIQLSLLPTSLPEIPGISLAGICVPARQVGGDYYDILCNDTESVDLVIADVSGHNVGAALIMAETRTFIQATAKTVRSVSTIMEELNEFFFEDLGRAELFITMFYLRYHIASGMLNYASAGHNPPLVWRFGAEACERLDAEGLILGIRQNVDFEERKVHLGPGDMLLLYTDGVTEAETPEGAFFGEERLCSLLREYHTLPPEQIVADILDQVRLFTGQHNFNDDISLVIMKIEAATNSGEVP, via the coding sequence ATGATCCCCGTCGCCACAGTCGCCACCGTATCCCTCCTCTATTTCGGTCTCCTTTTCGGCGTCGCCTATTACGCCGACAAAAAACGGGAGGCCGGCAAGAGCCTGATCTCCAACGCCAACGTCTACTTTCTCTCCCTGGCCGTCTATAACACTTCCTGGACCTTTTACGGCAGCGTCGGCCGGGCGGCCACCAGCGGCCTCGATTTTCTCGCCATCTATCTCGGCCCGACCCTGATGGCCTTTTCCTGGTGGTTTCTCCTGCGACGGATGATCCGCATCAGCAAGGAACAGAACATCGTCAGCATCGCCGACTTCATCTCGAGTCGTTACGGAAAATCCGCCCCCCTCGGCGCCGTCGTCACCATTTTTGCCGTCTTCGGCATCATGCCCTATATCGCCCTGCAGCTTAAGGCCGTGGCCCATACCTTCGATTTTCTCTCCCTCCCCCTGAAAACCGGGGGAACCTGGCAGTCGCCCTTCTCCGGCCTCCCCCCCTTCGTCGACACGGCCCTGATCGTCGCGGCGCTGCTCGCTCTGTTCGGGGTCCTCTTCGGAGCCCGACATCTCGACGCCTCGGAGCGCCATGAAGGGCTGGTCGCCGCCATCGCCCTCGAATCGCTGGTCAAGCTGGTGGCTTTTTTCGCCGCCGGCGTCTTTGTCACCTACGGCCTCTTCGACGGCTTCGCCGACATCTTCACCCGCTTCCTCACCGAGTTTCCGGAGCGCAGCCACCTCCTCCTCCTCGGCACCCCGCAGACTCCCCACACCACCTGGTTTACCCTCACCTTCATCTCGATGATGGCCTTCATGTTTCTCCCCCGCCAGTTTCACATCATGGTGATCGAGAACTCGGACGAGGAACACGTCAAAAAAGCGATGTGGCGTTTTCCGGCCTACATGTTCCTGATCAACCTTTTCGTCCTCCCCATTGCCCTGGGCGGGATCATTCTCAACGGCGGCGATACGGGCAACGCCGACTATTTCGTCCTTCACATTCCCCTCCAGGCCGGACACCCCTGGCTGGCCCTCCTGGTATTCATCGGCGGCTTTTCCGCCTCGGCGGGGATGGTCATGGTCTCTTCAGTGGCCCTCTCGACCATGATCCTCAACCACCTGGTGATGCCGGTCATCCTCCGGTTCCGGATGCCCGGCTCCGACATCTCCAGAGCATTGATCAACCTCAAACGCATCGGGATCGTCGCCGTCGTCGCCCTCGGCTACGGCTATTACCGCCTGATCGGCGAATCCTACGCCCTGGTCAATATTGGCCTCGTCTCCTTCGTCGCCGCCACCCAGTTCGCACCCTCCCTGATCGGCGGCCTCTACTGGCGACGCGCCAATCTCAAGGGAGCCCTGACCGGCCTGGTTCTCGGTTTTCTCATCTGGTTCTACACCCTCATCGTCCCCTCCATCGTCCGCTCCGGTTGGATTTCCTCCGACATCCTCGAAACCGGCCCCTTCGACCTGGCCTTTTTGCGCCCCCTCGAACTCTTCGGCCTGCAGGGTTTCGACATCTGGACCCACTCCCTTTTCTGGACGATGTTTTTCAACCTCGGCGCCTTTCTGGCCATCTCCCTGCTGACCTCCCCCAACCGCGACGAACAGGAGCAGGCCGACAAATTCGTCGACGTCTTGACCCCGCAGGAAACCGCCCTCGAGCGCAAACGCATCAGCAAGGCTCCGACGGTCGTGGAATTCGTCGACCTGATGGCCAAGTTCATCGGCGAGAAACAGGCGCACAGCGCCATCACCGAATATCTGGGGAATCTGGAGATCGACGAAAAGGGATCCCTATCCGAATACGAGATCCCCAGCCTGAAGCGTTTCACCGAAAGGACCCTGGCCGGCTCCGTCGGAGCCGCGCCGGCGCGGATCATCATCGAAAACTACCTGGCGACCCGCGGCAGCAAAATGGAAGACGTCTTCGACATCTTCGGCACCGTCACCATCAGCCGCAAGGCGAGCCGCGAACAGCTCAGCGTCCTCTACGAGGCGGCCCGGGTGGTGGCCAGCGGCGGCGAGCTGCAAACCATTCTCGACAACATCCTCGATCTGGCCCGACAGCAGTTCAAGTTCGATCTCTGCGTCATCCGTATTCTCGACCCCGAGCGGATGATGCTGACGGTTCGCAGCCAGAAGGGGATGAGCTCCGAGCACCTGGGGGAATCGGAGCGGGAGCTGAAGACCGATACCTATATCGGCACCTCCTTTATGACCAATTCGGTGGTCGTCATCAACGATACCGACTTCATGGACAAGGACGTCTCGGCGCAGATCATCCACCGGGAGGGGATCAAGTCCTTCGCCCACGCCCCCATTGCCGTCGAGGGGGAACCGATCGGCGTTCTTTCGGCCTTCTCCCGGTCGGCCAAGGGGATCTTCACCGACGAGTTCGTTCAGCTCTTTCAGAGCCTGGCGGGACAGGTCGGAGTCGCCTGGCGCAATGCCCAGCAGACCGCCGGGCTGATCACGGCCCGCGAGCAGGAGAGGGAACTGCAGATCGCCAAATCGATCCAGCTGAGCCTTTTGCCCACCTCCCTCCCCGAAATACCGGGGATTTCCCTGGCGGGGATCTGCGTTCCGGCCCGTCAGGTCGGCGGCGATTACTACGATATCCTCTGCAACGACACCGAAAGCGTCGACCTGGTCATCGCCGACGTTTCCGGCCATAATGTCGGTGCCGCCCTGATCATGGCCGAGACCCGCACCTTTATCCAGGCCACCGCCAAAACGGTCCGCAGCGTCAGCACCATCATGGAGGAGCTCAACGAATTCTTCTTCGAGGACCTCGGCCGCGCCGAGCTCTTCATCACCATGTTCTACCTGCGCTACCACATCGCCTCCGGCATGCTAAACTATGCAAGCGCCGGTCACAATCCGCCGCTGGTCTGGCGCTTCGGCGCCGAGGCTTGCGAACGCCTCGATGCCGAAGGGCTGATTCTCGGCATCAGACAAAACGTCGACTTCGAAGAGCGTAAGGTCCACCTCGGCCCCGGGGACATGCTTCTTCTCTACACCGACGGCGTCACCGAGGCCGAAACCCCCGAGGGGGCCTTCTTCGGGGAAGAACGCCTCTGCTCCCTGCTCCGCGAATACCATACCCTGCCGCCGGAGCAGATCGTCGCCGACATCCTCGACCAGGTCAGGCTCTTCACCGGGCAGCACAATTTCAATGACGATATTTCCCTCGTCATCATGAAGATTGAGGCCGCGACAAATAGTGGGGAAGTGCCTTAG
- a CDS encoding STAS domain-containing protein has product MIVKIEEKGAVILIEVKEERLDAHNSGELKTQMLNLFEEGKNNIVVDLQEVRFVDSSGLGALVSGFKNASARNGNLKLSGLQPQVKSMFELTRLHRVFEIFPGTEEALASF; this is encoded by the coding sequence ATGATTGTGAAAATCGAGGAAAAGGGAGCCGTCATCCTGATCGAGGTCAAGGAAGAGCGTCTGGATGCTCACAACAGCGGGGAACTCAAGACACAGATGCTCAATCTTTTCGAGGAAGGGAAAAACAACATTGTCGTCGACCTCCAGGAAGTTCGCTTTGTCGATTCTTCCGGACTCGGAGCCCTGGTCTCCGGTTTCAAGAACGCCAGTGCCCGCAACGGCAACCTCAAGCTCAGCGGTCTCCAGCCCCAGGTCAAGTCGATGTTTGAGCTGACCCGCCTGCACCGGGTATTTGAAATTTTCCCCGGCACAGAGGAAGCCCTGGCCAGCTTCTAG